One stretch of Carassius gibelio isolate Cgi1373 ecotype wild population from Czech Republic chromosome B1, carGib1.2-hapl.c, whole genome shotgun sequence DNA includes these proteins:
- the LOC127949564 gene encoding microfibril-associated glycoprotein 4-like gives MMVFLVALLPAVLGSDCKFMPFDCSDIFNSGQKISGIYPIYPAGDAPLWVYCEMISDGKVEDNGGWTVIQRRMDGSVNFYRPWDQYKRGFGNVESEYWLGLENMNQLTRNRKYTLRVDLEDFEGNQVFAVYSSFSVGPEADGYRLHVSGFIDGGAGESLLYHDGEKFSTFDKDQDSYEHNCAGLHLGAFWYKNCHGTNPNGVYLWGKTPNTNFFAIGDVWQSWKGLDVGLKSIRMKIKRVF, from the exons ATGATGGTGTTTTTGGTGGCTCTTCTTCCGGCTGTACTGGGCAGTGACTGTAAATTCATGCCATTCGACTGTTCTGACATTTTTAACTCAGGACAAAAAATCAGTGGGATTTATCCCATCTATCCAGCGGGCGACGCTCCTCTCTGGGTTTACTGTGAGATGATCTCAGATGGGAAAGTTGAAGACAATGGAGGATGGACG GTGATTCAGAGGAGAATGGACGGCAGTGTGAACTTCTATCGGCCGTGGGATCAGTACAAGAGAGGATTTGGGAATGTGGAAAGTGAATACTGGCTGG GGCTGGAGAACATGAACCAGCTGACACGCAACAGGAAGTACACGCTGAGAGTGGATCTGGAGGACTTTGAAGGAAATCAAGTTTTTGCGGTGTACTCCTCTTTCTCTGTGGGTCCTGAAGCTGATGGGTATCGACTGCATGTTTCAGGATTCATAGATGGCGGAGCAG GTGAATCTTTGTTGTACCATGACGGAGAGAAGTTCTCCACCTTTGACAAGGACCAAGATTCCTATGAACATAACTGTGCCGGTCTGCATCTCGGCGCATTTTGGTACAAAAACTGTCACGGCACAAACCCTAACGGTGTGTATTTATGGGGAAAAACTCCAAATACAAACTTTTTTGCCATTGGAGATGTTTGGCAAAGTTGGAAGGGGCTTGATGTCGGTCTGAAATCCATCCGCATGAAGATCAAACGTGTGTTTTAG